Within the Telopea speciosissima isolate NSW1024214 ecotype Mountain lineage chromosome 4, Tspe_v1, whole genome shotgun sequence genome, the region AtcaatccgataccgataccgataccgataccgctACCTCAATTCATGGTCTTGACATTGGATGAAATTTAGTTAGATTGGAGAGGCATTTGTTATGTTGGATCACATTCTCCTTGTCATCTTATTCTTCCCTTTTGTTGCTTTAATCTgtaactttctttctttttaacacccatcacccaaaaaataataataaataaatctgtaactctcttttcttcattttttttttaattttcttctctgACGTTTTGACCGTTGCTTTTCTCATcgtctctccttctcttcttgccGCAGCTCCGGCTTCTTGCCGCCCACGGTGATCAGGTAGGTTTCCTCATTCTAATCTACTCTAACACCATTTTTACAAGTTCTTGAAAAGATTTTGTATAAAAATCAAATGCCATCTTCTTCCAAAACAGGGTCAATTGGATTTCCTCTGCTTTTGAAgcttgttttttcttcaatttctaaTGATATAACAGTGGTTTCAtattaaagttttcatcttgaaAAGGGGCTTCTATTAGCTGTTTTTCTGAATCTCTGAAACTTCATCATTCTTTTGAACTAGTTTCATCATatataaattttctttgaaatggtttccatttctttttatcttaACTGGTAAATATTCACACTTACTTTACCATTATTAGAAGTTCTGGAAGTAGGTTTCAGTCGCaaattttcgtttttcttcttaAACCCATTTATCCTCTGGGATGGGATTCTGTGGGTTACAGAAGTAGATTTGGtcaataaaatcatatttttgaAATGGGTCGCAACTTCTGTTTTTCAGAATTTGCAAGATTATACTTTTCTGCCATTAGAGCCTTTAGAAGTAGATTGCAACGCAAAAACCTTATATTTAGAATGGGCTTTAGCTTTTATACTTTGCTGGGTTtgatcatttttctttcttcagtgTTTAGAGGTTTCACGAGGTTTTGCAGCAAAGCAGTGTaggtttttctgtttcttctatatattaaatttattttcttttcttacgaGTTTCGGAGGGTTTTGCAGTAGGTTTCACCATGAAAATGTTcttctgaaatttgaaattcaatgtgaaaagaaaaaataaagttcCGTTTCATTTCATTTTAGTTCTTTTTAGTTCTTCTTTTACAAGGGCCAAGAAACACCTGACAGATTTCATCATGTGAGTGTCCTGTAAAATTGCAAGTACTTATTCTTATTTCgtttttccatttccattttcatttttctctgaGCTCTTGTCTTAGACTTTTAGAAGTAATAGCTCATATGCAGATGGTAGATTATATTTTCTAGTGTCTGAATCTTAGTGCTCtgatattttttcttctatctgcaattttttcaattttggattagTAGTATTCACCCTTTTTTATGTGAATTTTCTACCccactctttttttctttaggtATAATTAAATGCAGTTCTCCCCAAGCTTgagcttttagggttttttatttctccACCTTAAAATAACATCAATTTTCTACTGTCTCTCAatctttggaattttttttttctggctccCATTAATTTCCAAGTTAGTACCGAAATTTCTAATGTTGTAAATTTAAATTAGAGCTATTACCTTTTTTTCCGAAGTCAATCTTTTTGGGTAgagatttgtttatttatttgcttttcattttctttacaGGTTCTGTGACATCCTGTTGCTTGAGAGTTGGTTTTGAAGCTTTGAAGTTGTTGTGCTTTtgaagaaatggaagagaaggcTTGAAAGAATCTTGGTTACTTCCTAACTTATGTAAGTTTATATGTTCCTGACTCTTCTCTCTGACTTGACAATTAAGAAAAGAACCCCATCTCTAcataactgttttttttttctagtttaaGCCACTAAAGTCAAGTTTTGCATCAAAGATGTTGAGAATGGTTTCTCAAGGATAACTTCCCATTgtttcttttgatttatttctcCTTGCAGTTATTGCAATTCCATTTCATGAACCACGACTCTCAAACTTCCCTTTGTATGTTCGACATTGCTCAAAATCCATATGAATTTTGTGAGAATTACTTGGCCTGCTACTCGAGATATTGCCTTTGATTTGAGCCTGAAGAACTCGTAGAGAGTgggtagagaaagagagagagagagagaaatgggatGTTCTACATCAAAGCTGGATAATGAAGAGGTTGTCCAGCTTTGTAAAGACAGGAAGAAATTTATTAAACAGGCCCTTGAGCAGAGAACTCGATTTGCCTCAGGACACATTGCTTACATACAATCCTTAAAGCGTGTGTCTGCTGCCCTTCGTAATTATATTGAGGGAGATGAACCCCGTGagtttttcttggatttgttcAGTACCCCACCTTTTACACCTGTAAAGAAAACATGTCCAAGTGTCATCTCATCAAAACCCTTCTCAACTCCACCCCCAATTCAGTCCGAAAGCAACTCAGCTTGCAGAGTGAATTACATGAGATCAGGTGGGAATCAATCCATTTCTGTCAAGGAGAGACCCCAATCACCAGAAACTGTGAGAATCGAGTCCTACTCCCCAAGGCACCACTATGGGATTGATGGGTTCTTTGCAATGCAGCCATCCTCCATAAACTCGTCATTCTTTTCTTCATCACTGAACACGCCAAGTTTTCCTCCGCCATCGCCTCAGATTTCACAATGGGACTTCTTTTGGAATCCCTTCTCCTCATTGGATTCATATGGTTACCCCACCCGCTTAAGTCTTGAGCAGACTGTCATGGATGAGGAGACTGCAGGCCTCAGACaggttcgtgaagaagaaggaatccctgatttagaagaggaagttgAAGAACAAGATGAACAGGAAGTAACAACAGAAGCAAGAGCTAAAATTGATATGAATTGTGCTAACCATGCTGATGAAGTCATTATTGAAGACGATACTGAAACTGACAGTGAAACTGATACTACACATGAAGTAAAAGGACTACAATCCCATGGTGCGACGAGCATTGAAGGGTCACAAGCACAGAATACAGTAGAAGTCAGTAATCAAGTTAGGGCAGAGTGTGATcgagaagacaaagaagaaactcCCGGGTTTACTGTTTATGTAAATCGAAGACCAATAAGTATGGCAGAGCTCATCAAGGATCTTGAAACTCAGTTCATGATAGTTTGCAATTCGGCTAATGAGGTCTCAACAATGTTGGAAGCTAGCAAAGCTCAGTACTCTTCAACCTCAAATGAGCTCACAGGTACATAAGATTTGTATTTATGCATTGTGTGAACAAAATGCATAAAATGAATGTCACATTCATTATTGTACAGGTTTTTCCTTTCATATTTGGGTCCCAATAGATAAGATGTGCACAATAATGTGCAACATTCCATTTTTCCGGGTGCAGCTATGAGAATGTTGAATCCAGTTGCTTTGTTCCATTCGGCATCATCGcggtcatcctcatcgagattcCTCAACAATTCTTCAAGTTCTAGGGATGATGGTTATGAAAGCAGTAGTGACTTCTCTGAGGAGTCTTGTATGTTCTTGGGGAGTCATCAATCAACACTCGATAGATTATATGCTTGGGAGAAGAAGCTATATGAAGAAGTCAAGGTACAACTCCATACCCGGAAACTAGTTtctgttttttggatttgaagaGGAGCTAAATCCTATATTGATTTGTGCTGTTTGTTGTCTTATCAACAGTCTGGAGAACGGATTCGCATTGCTTACGACAAGAAATGTATGCAGCTAAGAAACCAAGATATGAAAGGAGAGGAACCTTCTGTGGTGCATAAAACTAGAGCTGCAATAAGAGATCTCCATACCCAGATCAAAGTTTCAATACACTCGGTTGAAGCAGTTTCGAAGAGAATCGAAACTTTAATGGGTGAGGAATTGCAACCACAGCTTCTGGAATTGATACAAGGGTATGGTCATATTACAAATtgatttttcatgttttagtttCATCTCCTCTTTCAAAAAATTCCATCATCAACTCATGTGGATCATTGTCTGAAATCATCATCAAGGTCTAATTAAAGATGATGATTTCTGATCCAATCCACCACAAACCTGTCTTGGTTTTCTCTGGTTTTGGTTGTCAAGTATCCTACACAACAACCCCTTCCCACATTTGTAACCAGATTGACTAGTATCCAAGACAACAAACCTTTCCTAATTGTAAATGGCAGGTTAGCAAAGATGTGGAAAGTGATGGCAGAGTGTCATCGAAAACAGAAGCAAACAATAGACGAAGCCAAGCTCTTGTTAGCTGGTACACCAATAAAATTGGCTGAGCAGAAACTTGGTGAAATGTCACCACATGAACCACCGCACAGGCTTGCTCGATCAGCTGCGAATCTTGAGATAGAGCTTCGGAACTGGAGAGCCTGTTTTGAGTCATGGATCGCTGCTCAACGATCCTATGTCCATGCACTTATAGGATGGCTCCTCCAATATGTAAGAACTGACCCAGAAACATCATCGAAATTGCCATTCTCTCCTCGACACTCTGGTGGAGGAggagctcctcctcctcctcccatttATGGAATTTGTGTTCAGTGGTCCAGATTCCTTGATGACATCTGTGATGACCCTGTGATCGATGGGCTCGAATTCTTTGCAGCAGGGATGGGATCATTGTATACACAGCAACTAGATGATTCTCGCCGAGCTCCAATGGGATCTAAGCGATTCTCACCTGTTTCTTCTGGTAGGAATATGGAGATTATGGAGGTGCTGGAAGAGGAGGAGGTGATGAGTGGGGAAAAAATGGCTCAGGTTGCCATTAGAGTCTTGTGTGCTGGGATGTCAGTTGCCATGAGCTCTCTAATGGAATTTGCAATAAGCTCCGCAGAGGGGTATGCTGATCTGGTTAAGCAATGGGAGAATGCGACATGGACACAAGGGACCACCAATAAGGCTGCCATGTAATTGCTACTATATTTACTGGATGGGTAGTTCGGTAATGGGATGTTGTTAATGCGATCGTAGAATTACTAAATTATCCTAATATCCTTGTTGCTTTTTACCAtagaaaattaatttaatataataatttctctttcttaaatataatatttttaaaaggaaaagagcATGGCATAAAcatgttgaaacttgaaagtatAATTTTCTCATTTGTTGTACTTTTCCACCTTTgagtttaaaatatatataagggAGAGTTTTCAATGGGGGAGTGTATCGCCCACGCTTGCAAAATGATGCTAACatgcacgctctcattggcccccttCAATGACACAAATAAATTTAGCGTGTGACAAAGGGATTCAAGATCACAAATAATACATTTATACACAACATGTATGCATTATAGCAAAATGTACGTGTTATAATAGGGAATGAAAACCATTTAATAAGTATGCGGCAAAAacttaccaaacaaaaaaaaaatgtggcaAAAATTTTGACA harbors:
- the LOC122660354 gene encoding protein ALTERED PHOSPHATE STARVATION RESPONSE 1-like — translated: MGCSTSKLDNEEVVQLCKDRKKFIKQALEQRTRFASGHIAYIQSLKRVSAALRNYIEGDEPREFFLDLFSTPPFTPVKKTCPSVISSKPFSTPPPIQSESNSACRVNYMRSGGNQSISVKERPQSPETVRIESYSPRHHYGIDGFFAMQPSSINSSFFSSSLNTPSFPPPSPQISQWDFFWNPFSSLDSYGYPTRLSLEQTVMDEETAGLRQVREEEGIPDLEEEVEEQDEQEVTTEARAKIDMNCANHADEVIIEDDTETDSETDTTHEVKGLQSHGATSIEGSQAQNTVEVSNQVRAECDREDKEETPGFTVYVNRRPISMAELIKDLETQFMIVCNSANEVSTMLEASKAQYSSTSNELTAMRMLNPVALFHSASSRSSSSRFLNNSSSSRDDGYESSSDFSEESCMFLGSHQSTLDRLYAWEKKLYEEVKSGERIRIAYDKKCMQLRNQDMKGEEPSVVHKTRAAIRDLHTQIKVSIHSVEAVSKRIETLMGEELQPQLLELIQGLAKMWKVMAECHRKQKQTIDEAKLLLAGTPIKLAEQKLGEMSPHEPPHRLARSAANLEIELRNWRACFESWIAAQRSYVHALIGWLLQYVRTDPETSSKLPFSPRHSGGGGAPPPPPIYGICVQWSRFLDDICDDPVIDGLEFFAAGMGSLYTQQLDDSRRAPMGSKRFSPVSSGRNMEIMEVLEEEEVMSGEKMAQVAIRVLCAGMSVAMSSLMEFAISSAEGYADLVKQWENATWTQGTTNKAAM